Part of the Eleginops maclovinus isolate JMC-PN-2008 ecotype Puerto Natales chromosome 3, JC_Emac_rtc_rv5, whole genome shotgun sequence genome is shown below.
TACTGGATGAAGAAGGGGGAGAGGCGGACTCAGCACCTGGAGGGGCTCTGTTCGCTGGATTCAGTCTTTGCCTCCGTGGCCGATCCTCCCAGGGCTCCACTCGCTCTCCATCTCCcccatcctcttcctcatcctcctcttcatcctcatcgtCGCTCCAGTCTCCAGAGCCAGACTCGTCCACAGACGTGAGAGGGTCAGAGGACCTTGAGGGTGaggcctcctcttcctcgtcttcttcctctccttcccctgCCTCAGACCGCTCATGGGAGCGTGTGGGCCTGGGGCTGACTTGCAGCTGGGAGAGAGCATCCTCCAgagtggggctgctgctgctgcttggcTGACCACCAAGGGAGACAGGGGGTCTGGCTGTAACGGTGGAGGGGATACCTGTGACCTGCTGCTGTGCACCAGCCAATGTGGTATCAGCCCCATCAGCAGAGTTTTCTCGACCAGCTGCCCCTATAGCCCCAGAGACAGCCTCAGTGTCCAAACGCAGTCCCGCCACTCCCTTCTTGGGGATATCCAAAACGTCCCTCTTAATCTTGCGTCTACGGCCATGCTCATTGCGTCTGTACTGCACCATGTTCTCCAAATCAGCTACATACAAAAAACCAGCAATCAGCATTTCAGCTGTTTTCTTGCCCTTAGAGAAAGCGTCCTCCAGCTCGCGGCTGGTTCGCTCGTCATACTGCCACCAACCATTACGGCCTTCATAATACCAGGCGTGATCACTTGCCGCCCCAGCCCGGCCTCCCGCTGATGCTTTCAGCTCCTCCGGAGAGAGAAGTGTAGGCCTTTCCAGGAAGTCATCGGGTACCTCCTGTCTGCAGAGGGCACAGCGTTTGCTCTGCCAGGATGCTCCCttcacacacaggaaacagaagaCGTGATGGCATGGTAGCTGGACAGGGTGGACGCAGCTTTGTAGACAGATGGCACACTCTGGTACCGGAAGTGCAGGAGATGAGTTGCTGGAGCCAGCGCATGACGATTCAGCACTGTTCccacttcctccaccactgttGCTGCCTTTCTTACTGGATGGAAGCGAGCTAACAGAGTGGTCTACTTCCCCACAACTAGCCATCC
Proteins encoded:
- the LOC134861488 gene encoding E3 ubiquitin-protein ligase rnf146-like, translated to MASCGEVDHSVSSLPSSKKGSNSGGGSGNSAESSCAGSSNSSPALPVPECAICLQSCVHPVQLPCHHVFCFLCVKGASWQSKRCALCRQEVPDDFLERPTLLSPEELKASAGGRAGAASDHAWYYEGRNGWWQYDERTSRELEDAFSKGKKTAEMLIAGFLYVADLENMVQYRRNEHGRRRKIKRDVLDIPKKGVAGLRLDTEAVSGAIGAAGRENSADGADTTLAGAQQQVTGIPSTVTARPPVSLGGQPSSSSSPTLEDALSQLQVSPRPTRSHERSEAGEGEEEDEEEEASPSRSSDPLTSVDESGSGDWSDDEDEEEDEEEDGGDGERVEPWEDRPRRQRLNPANRAPPGAESASPPSSSSSSGRSRMPDGQCTVTEV